Within Lytechinus pictus isolate F3 Inbred chromosome 7, Lp3.0, whole genome shotgun sequence, the genomic segment TACAAGCTTTTAATCAGGAATCGAAAGTATCATGATGATGTTTGAAGTGTTTATTGCGTTAGAAATTTGtagttttgtttattatcatggTACTACATGCATTGTAAATCGTCTCTCGAGTCTAGTTTTAAGCTTTAAGGTTTTTACttgtaaaattcaataacttcaaagagaaaaaaaaacattactttTCGCCCTCcttttgaatttgatatatGGTCGCGTGAGTAAGATCATGATTATGGGTAAACTAAATTGATATAATGTACACCAACACCCAAGGGAACatagaacttaaaaaaaaaaaaaaaaatcatcctccAAAGAAAGAAGAGTTTTTAGATGCGTTATCCTATAGCCAttgtttttcctgtttttttttcttcagaattcaAGGAGGCTTTCTCCCTCTTTGATAAGGATGGCGACGGCACCATCACTACAAAGGAGTTGGGCACAGTGATGAGGTCACTGGGTCAAAACCCTACTGAGGCTGAGCTTCAGGACATGATCAATGAAGTAGATGCTGACGGTAAGCATGTggggaaaaaaagggaaaatgacttacatttatttccttgaatttgaAGTGTCTAAATAGATTTATGTGGAAATATGAATTGGGAGGCGcggtagctcagtcggtagagcgggggattcgtattccggtgacccgggttcgattaccacttggtgcgctagtgcatgccctttggtaaggcattgatcctcattaccaggtccttcggagaggaccttaagccgtcggtcctctggttgcttgcttacaagcattcatgctttcttagcaaaaaatcaccaccacctataaaactgaattattttgaattatttccaATAACGAAGTAGGCGGGTGTGTTTCAGTGAAAAAAAACACAGCCTGAATATAGAAAGATACATAGAAACAGGAAAAATCAGATGATATCTGAATGATCATGAAAATAGGTAAATGTGAGTTACTAGtaaatgttatatatatatattatgtttcagAACGTAAATTATGTTTAATGGAAAATAAGTACATGACTGTTGGAAGCGGAACCGGTTTTGCTATTATCTGATTATTGTCGTTCTAACGAGAAAGGTACTTAATAAATAGATGGAGACGTCAGTATTtgagaaatatataattttgtgataCGACCCCTATCTCTTTACCTATACACATTGAACAGGTGAAGGTAGACAACATGAGAGCATTACGAATTTGAAAGTTCAGATCGATTTGTGAGGGTGAATTTTACGCTAGATTATGATAATATCTTAGAGTATAAATGTGCGGTTATTCGCTTGCCACATTGATTTTCTAATCTCATCTTTTGCCCGGCTCCATCAGGAAACGGAACGATCGATTTTCCAGAGTTCTTGACGATGATGGCGAGGAAGATGAAGGATACGGACAGCGAAGAAGAGATCAGGGAGGCTTTCCGTGTATTTGACAAGGACGGCAACGGATTTATCAGGttaatgtcatttttaattgtatttACCATTAAATTTAATGtgatataatattaaaatacaGTACATATAAGTGAGATAATGCTGATAATGTGGAATACAATCATCTGATCATGTTGATAGATTGGTTTAGGAGTAagtccagtggcgtaacaggcggggggcagggggggctaGCTGCCCCCTCTGGCgaagctcaccgggaaaataaaaaaaacgggaaaaagaaaaaaaaaaagggggaagaaagggaagggaaaaggaagggaaaaagaacaagtgagaaagaacaattcgccccgatatacaaatacattagcatgattagtaagacagggaaataaattaaagatgatcaaaaggcaaacaaaagcgggaaataaatgcagaatggaattagccaaaatctaaattggaaattaaagaatagggacaagataacgtacactaccgggctgccgaggattgagataacgagcgggaagaaaaatggatggtatatagcataatgtcgtatgaaagtctatcataaacttgctaaatctccaaaggctctgtccaagagtcaagaccccgtgcagctCTTCATCTGTAATCTTCAATgagttctataacgggcccctatatggacccttcctgcattaagctttacgttgaagcactggcgtaacggggggtggttccacggccaatgggaaataaaagaaaataaaggaggcagcaaaatgagatgaatgaaaaaaaatatatgatatgatatttgctataatgatgtaaaaatctatcacataattagaatttcattttaacaggccatttttttctggctcgcttcgctcgctggcgactttttacaaattttcacacatttgctatggtgtgcccctcacaatatttggatgattacgatacacaactgcattgaatttatgtgttgtgttaaagctatataaatatacacgcaatttgattaaaataagtggccatctgtaaggttcaaaatggctttgatatcaagaggttccggggctctgccctggaccccacccataaagcactgttatatggatgagtttggaccatggcccccaaaagttctacaaccaaacaaaaaaaaattaggaaagaaaggaaagtgtattaaatttttctgaatatcacgttaa encodes:
- the LOC129264402 gene encoding calmodulin isoform X1 produces the protein MSQELTINADQLTEEQIAEFKEAFSLFDKDGDGTITTKELGTVMRSLGQNPTEAELQDMINEVDADGNGTIDFPEFLTMMARKMKDTDSEEEIREAFRVFDKDGNGFISAAELRHVMTNLGEKLTDEEVDEMIREADIDGDGQVNYEEFVTMMTSK
- the LOC129264402 gene encoding calmodulin isoform X2, whose product is MADQLTEEQIAEFKEAFSLFDKDGDGTITTKELGTVMRSLGQNPTEAELQDMINEVDADGNGTIDFPEFLTMMARKMKDTDSEEEIREAFRVFDKDGNGFISAAELRHVMTNLGEKLTDEEVDEMIREADIDGDGQVNYEEFVTMMTSK